In Belonocnema kinseyi isolate 2016_QV_RU_SX_M_011 chromosome 4, B_treatae_v1, whole genome shotgun sequence, a single window of DNA contains:
- the LOC117171183 gene encoding uncharacterized protein LOC117171183 has protein sequence MDDSSTYEGVFTGSCTGDNIPEWMQPNGSHNTQQVMGFIRTEDYKQSQTSRLKFRDGPANHHVSQHAPARSVINFDNKQLYNVISFDRYIPNREHRPPGQLYFPLHEHFYVVVPGGHVYRGLLLKVNQPERRLGVTSHSTPGTYLGTSSSGPDRQPHTHEGHVFVEMDDSSIYEGFFTGSYTREFIPEWMQPNGAHHAQHVIGFIRTDEYRQSQTSRLQFRDGPANHNVSQHRPTSSMLHLSHNQSYNVTRFDRYIPNREHRPPERLHFPLQGHFYVVVPGGHVYRGQLLRVNRRIE, from the exons ATGGACGATTCATCTACTTATGAAGGAGTTTTCACTGGATCTTGCACCGGAGACAACATACCTGAGTGGATGCAACCTAATGGATCTCATAATACCCAACAAGTTATGGGTTTTATAAGAACCGAAGATTACAAACAATCTCAGACAAGTCGGCTTAAATTTCGAGATGGGCCAGCCAATCATCATGTTTCGCAACATGCGCCAGCACGCTCTGTGATAAATTTCGATAACAAGCAATTGTATAACGTTATAAGTTTCGATAGGTATATTCCCAATCGCGAACATCGACCTCCCGGGCAACTCTACTTTCCACTCCACGAGCACTTTTATGTAGTAGTACCAGGAGGTCATGTTTATCGTGGACTATTACTAAAAGTTAATCAGCCAGAGAGGCGTCTCGGAGTGACAAGCCATTCAACTCCTGGGACATACTTGGGGACATCAAGTTCGG gCCCAGATAGACAGCCACATACACATGAAGGGCACGTTTTTGTAGAAATGGACGATTCATCTATTTACGAAGGATTTTTCACTGGATCTTACACCAGAGAATTCATACCTGAGTGGATGCAACCTAATGGAGCACATCATGCCCAACACGTTATCGGTTTTATAAGAACGGATGAGTACAGACAATCTCAAACAAGCCGGCTTCAATTTCGAGATGGGCCAGCTAATCATAATGTTTCGCAGCATCGTCCAACGAGCTCTATGCTACATTTAAGCCACAACCAATCATACAACGTTACACGTTTCGATAGGTACATTCCCAATCGTGAACATCGACCTCCTGAGCGACTTCATTTTCCACTCCAAGGACACTTTTATGTAGTAGTACCAGGAGGTCATGTTTATCGTGGACAATTACTACGAGTTAATCGGAGAATAGAATAG